One genomic region from Rattus norvegicus strain BN/NHsdMcwi chromosome 10, GRCr8, whole genome shotgun sequence encodes:
- the Krtap16-1 gene encoding keratin associated protein 16-1 has protein sequence MAGCCCSRKCPSLPAISLCSTEVSCGGPICLPSSCRSQTWQLVTCEDSCGSSGCGSQCCQPSCSVSSCCQPVCCEATICEPSCSVSSCAQPVCCEATICEPSCSVSSCAQPVCCEATICEPSCSMNTCAQPVCCEATMCQPVCCETTSCQPVLCLPTSCQPVICKPSCCQPVICEPSCCSAVCTVPASCQPMICEPVICEPACCQPVCPTPSCCPSVCSATSSCQPVDCESSPCEPPCSEASACQPTACMALVCESVCLRPVCCVQGPCEPPCGSSSCQDSSCCVSSICQPVCPEPSPCLPSVCVPSPCQPSCYIVKRCRSVCCEPVSCPSPSCQPACCRPGSSASAICQPACPPRTFYIPSSCKPSCSPVSCRPICRPICSGPITFRQPYVTSITYRPACYRSCYSILRRPTCLASYSYRPVCSRQPCTDSDSDKTDCKKPTSSQPDCADSTPGKTEVPDETPCQPSEIKPASPITREAAGPQTAASKPADR, from the coding sequence ATGGCTGGCTGCTGTTGCTCTAGGAAATGCCCCTCCCTGCCCGCCATCTCCCTCTGCTCTACCGAGGTGAGCTGCGGAGGACCCATCTGTCTACCCAGCTCCTGCCGGAGTCAGACATGGCAGCTGGTGACTTGTGAGGACAGCTGTGGGTCATCTGGCTGTGGCTCCCAATGCTGTCAGCCCTCATGTTCCGTGAGCAGTTGCTGCCAGCCAGTGTGCTGCGAGGCCACCATTTGCGAGCCCTCCTGTTCTGTGAGCAGCTGTGCCCAACCTGTGTGTTGCGAGGCCACCATTTGCGAGCCCTCCTGTTCTGTGAGCAGCTGTGCCCAACCTGTGTGTTGTGAGGCCACCATTTGTGAGCCTTCCTGTTCCATGAACACCTGTGCCCAACCTGTGTGCTGCGAGGCCACCATGTGTCAGCCTGTGTGTTGTGAGACTACATCCTGTCAGCCTGTCCTCTGCTTGCCTACCTCCTGCCAGCCAGTGATCTGTAAACCCAGCTGCTGCCAGCCAGTCATCTGCGAGCCCAGCTGTTGCTCAGCTGTCTGCACTGTGCCTGCTTCCTGCCAACCAAtgatctgtgagcctgtgatttgTGAGCCTGCTTGCTGCCAGCCAGTATGCCCGACACCTAGCTGCTGTCCATCTGTCTGCTCTGCAACCAGTAGCTGCCAGCCAGTCGACTGTGAGTCCAGTCCCTGTGAGCCACCTTGCTCAGAGGCCAGTGCTTGTCAACCAACTGCCTGTATGGCTCTGGTGTGTGAGTCTGTTTGTCTCCGTCCTGTCTGCTGTGTCCAGGGcccttgtgagccaccatgtggttctagCAGCTGCCAAGACTCCTCATGTTGTGTCTCCAGTATTTGCCAACCTGTCTGCCCTGAGCCCAGCCCTTGCTTACCATCGGTGTGTGTGCCCAGTCCATGCCAACCTTCCTGCTACATAGTCAAACGATGCCGTTCTGTCTGCTGTGAGCCTGTTTCCTGCCCATCTCCCTCCTGCCAACCTGCTTGCTGCCGTCCCGGGTCTTCTGCATCTGCTATCTGCCAACCAGCTTGCCCACCTCGGACTTTCTACATACCCAGTTCCTGCAAGCCATCTTGTAGTCCAGTTTCTTGCCGCCCTATCTGCCGCCCCATCTGTTCTGGACCCATCACCTTCAGGCAACCATATGTGACATCCATCACCTACCGCCCTGCCTGCTACCGCTCCTGCTACTCCATACTACGCCGTCCCACCTGCCTAGCTTCTTACTCCTACCGCCCTGTCTGCTCCCGCCAGCCTTGCACCGATTCTGACAGCGATAAGACTGATTGCAAAAAGCCAACTTCCAGTCAACCCGACTGTGCTGACTCAACACCTGGCAAGACAGAGGTTCCAGATGAGACTCCCTGCCAGCCTTCTGAGATCAAACCCGCCAGCCCCATCACCCGTGAGGCAGCAGGCCCCCAGACTGCTGCCAGCAAGCCTGCTGACCGCTAA
- the Krtap17-1 gene encoding keratin associated protein 17-1, whose translation MGCCPGDCLNCCSQEQDCCEECCCQQGCCGCCGCCGSCCGCGGSGCGSSCCGSGCGSGCGSGCCGSGCGGCGGCGGCGGSCCGSGCCGSGCCGPVCCQPTPVCETK comes from the coding sequence ATGGGATGCTGCCCGGGAGACTGCCTCAATTGCTGCTCCCAGGAACAAGACTGTTGTGAGGAGTGTTGCTGCCAGCAGGGCTGCTGTGGttgctgtggctgctgtggctcCTGCTGTGGCTGCGGAGGCTCTGGCTGCGGATCTAGCTGCTGCGGGTCTGGCTGCGGGTCTGGCTGCGGGTCTGGCTGCTGCGGATCTGGCTGCGGGGGCTGCGGAGGCTGCGGGGGCTGCGGAGGCAGCTGCTGTGGCTCCGGGTGCTGTGGCTCCGGGTGCTGTGGCCCAGTGTGCTGTCAGCCTACACCTGTGTGCGAGACGAAATGA
- the Krt33a gene encoding keratin, type I cuticular Ha3-I: MPYNCCLPALSCRTSCSSRPCVPPSCHGCTLPGACNIPANVGNCNWFCEGSFNGNEKETMQFLNDRLASYLEKVRQLERENAELESRIQERSQQQDPLVCPAYQAYFRTIEELQQKILCGKSENARLVVQIDNAKLASDDFRTKYETELSLRQLVESDINGLRRILDELTLCKSDLEAQVESLKEELLCLKQNHEQEVNTLRCQLGDRLNVEVDAAPTVDLNRVLNETRCQYEALVETNRREVEEWFTTQTEELNKQVVSSSEQLQSCQAEIIELRRTVNALEIELQAQHNLRNSLENTLTESEARYSSQLSQVQCLITNVESQLGEIRADLERQNQEYQVLLDIRARLECEINTYRGLLESEDCNLPCNPCATTNACDKPIGPCVSNPCVTRPRCGPCNTFVR, encoded by the exons ATGCCATACAACTGCTGCCTGCCCGCCCTGAGCTGCCGCACCAGCTGCTCCTCCAGGCCCTGCGTGCCCCCCAGCTGCCATGGCTGCACCCTGCCCGGGGCTTGCAACATCCCCGCCAATGTGGGCAACTGCAATTGGTTCTGTGAGGGCTCCTTCAATGGCAATGAGAAGGAGACCATGCAGTTCCTGAATGACCGCCTGGCCTCCTACCTGGAGAAGGTGAGGCAGCtggagagagagaatgcagagCTGGAAAGCAGGATCCAGGAGAGGAGCCAGCAGCAGGACCCCCTGGTGTGCCCCGCCTACCAGGCCTACTTCAGGACCATTGAGGAGCTGCAGCAGAAG ATCTTGTGTGGCAAATCTGAGAACGCCAGGCTGGTTGTGCAGATCGACAATGCCAAGCTGGCCTCTGATGACTTCAGGACCAA GTATGAGACAGAGCTCAGTCTGAGGCAGCTGGTGGAGTCAGACATTAACGGCCTGCGCAGGATCCTGGATGAGCTGACCCTCTGCAAGTCTGACCTGGAGGCTCAGGTGGAGTCCCTGAAGGAGGAGCTGCTGTGTCTCAAGCAGAACCACGAACAG GAAGTCAACACCCTGCGCTGCCAGCTTGGAGACCGCCTCAACGTCGAGGTGGACGCTGCTCCCACTGTGGACCTGAACCGTGTGCTCAATGAGACCAGGTGTCAGTACGAGGCCCTGGTGGAAACCAACCGCCGGGAAGTGGAGGAATGGTTCACCACACAG ACTGAGGAGCTGAACAAGCAGGTGGTGTCCAGCTCAGAGCAGCTGCAGTCCTGCCAGGCCGAGATCATTGAGCTGAGACGCACAGTCAATGCCCTGGAGATCGAGCTGCAGGCCCAGCACAACCTG AGAAACTCTCTGGAGAACACCCTGACAGAGAGTGAGGCTCGCTACAGCTCCCAGCTATCCCAGGTGCAGTGCCTGATCACCAACGTGGAGTCCCAGCTTGGTGAGATCCGGGCTGACCTGGAGCGTCAGAACCAGGAGTACCAGGTGCTGCTGGACATCCGGGCCCGGCTGGAGTGTGAGATCAACACGTACAGGGGCCTGCTGGAGAGCGAGGACTGCAA TCTCCCCTGCAATCCCTGTGCCACAACCAATGCATGTGATAAGCCCATCGGGCCCTGTGTCTCTAACCCTTGTGTCACAAGACCTCGGTGTGGACCTTGCAACACTTTCGTGCGGTAA